The Sebastes umbrosus isolate fSebUmb1 chromosome 19, fSebUmb1.pri, whole genome shotgun sequence genome has a segment encoding these proteins:
- the ppp1r26 gene encoding protein phosphatase 1 regulatory subunit 26 isoform X1: MYLMNVPPVAATQTEWRTCGPPGGYSLPICFNDSDTELSTRGTPISDKVQMIIESLRSTQSSLEMGDEMEVNVPTGQEGHPQVCKVAMGSYVGAKSKTKGPTENQRADVSSPVNHESSDSDSDDSVDRGIEEAILEYLKEKDDHKRKAEPCFTFLQSSKIPRKSPSVPEVSKQNSDSNTFLIASSQLPKSVKAETPTAAALIPIKMYIKNKALLNDNTVKKLDSNKSTTTKSLVLPREQTKSPSTTVSLLNKVMCPVTVKVEEDSNDSSSDDGIEEAIQRYQLEKKEQQNKRETFSPRVFKEESDSTSDDGIEEAIRCYQLEQLKEKSVLKPFLHKQKPFTKSLTHAVGSTSTENMKKHRLRKKRSRAEKEVKSVQPPPPSVFIPKNTLSESSKGKGNGLLLFKVEGFKEQPTPPKVNTSAELMCAEAILDISKTVMPGPFHHSVSLSSCTPTESSLQSSPPDNCPDEESDGSSIDSEDGIEQEIRKFLEQKAQMQKQPPTATTPEPQCVNEAEKVKAKQAATQKKPPRLSLTQRRKHKAENSSISNTSGADDVLETATKPSPEHGKESSTSVCSQRSQTHPIAGSRKTEQSGDKSSSLDSDEDLDTAIKDLLKTKKKSTKKTRDLKRKSRMCLKDGEPLLGNALKKLKPDPTSKHSPLKKVEKSKDDMKDRFGLSKKSISQHKQTNKSKEHDVHEDEAQETLLPHNTQTALEIKEDSSSVDSDDSIEQEIQRFLAEKAKVSTTEKSKDGDVSRNGTVVVCAALRDEDMKQENQLAEIPRKSPLSGQSPLPTPQSLLPDIATVGAQSRLSSVQSCSPSLLEPADGAGSARTEQRRPSSGRGDVQDVTPQVERVQTVFSPNIAHSRSESNKWRQSLGLPTADTRPLSRPSFHITSSKISNIAAATAPYQSGGPKPQTPVTVWSSARTSRAPFPCSTETNVNTTFRSPVLNHFSTARLHPRMSFARSLAPGHRSQCPIEGETESMVHMSKDKSVFVELESNRTNHVQVRSRERSEGKERADLLSEKKREGESMKIDDKEVHLERTEEEFIDEADCESGNRRNPEKKQGFSTLSLSSAIEPGISFRPCIALTTEERSRMFNRRYLAEKYKKGLPSHRSAPSQSKAVQRVKRKLQFIPVNRRNEAPSHHSITKNKTSF, encoded by the exons ATGTACTTGATGAATGTACCTCCTGTCGCAGCGACGCAAACAGAATGGAGAACATGTGGCCCGCCTGGAGGCTATAGCCTTCCAATCTGCTTCAATGACTCTGACACCGAGTTGTCCACCAGAGGCACACCTATCTCAGATAAGGTCCAGATGATCATAGAGAGCCTTAGGAGCACCCAGTCCTCACTCGAGATGGGCGACGAGATGGAGGTTAACGTGCCAACGGGACAGGAAGGTCATCCCCAAGTCTGCAAGGTTGCAATGGGCTCTTATGTGGGAGCCAAGTCCAAAACGAAAGGTCCCACTGAAAACCAACGGGCAGATGTTTCCTCCCCAGTCAACCACGAGAGCAGTGACTCTGACAGCGATGATTCTGTGGACAGAGGAATCGAGGAGGCGATACTGGAATACCTGAAGGAAAAGGATGATCACAAACGCAAGGCGGAACCGTGCTTCACCTTTCTCCAATCATCCAAGATTCCCAGGAAAAGCCCTAGTGTTCCTGAGGTTTCCAAACAGAACTCTGACAGCAATACATTTTTGATCGCCAGTAGCCAGCTTCCAAAAAGTGTCAAAGCTGAGACTCCCACAGCAGCCGCTCTTATAcctataaaaatgtatatcaaaAACAAGGCCTTACTAAATGACAACACAGTTAAGAAATTGGATTCAAATAAAAGTACAACAACCAAAAGTTTAGTCTTGCCCAGAGAGCAGACAAAGAGCCCCTCTACAACAGTAAGCCTCCTCAACAAAGTCATGTGCCCGGTCACAGTTAAGGTGGAGGAAGACTCAAATGATTCCAGTAGTGATGACGGCATTGAGGAAGCCATTCAAAGATACCAGCTAGAGAAAAAGGAGCAGCAGAACAAAAGGGAAACGTTCAGTCCACGTGTATTCAAAGAGGAGTCTGACTCCACTAGTGATGATGGGATTGAAGAAGCTATCCGCTGCTACCAGCTTGAGCAACTCAAGGAGAAGAGCGTCCTGAAACCATTCTTACACAAGCAAAAACCCTTTACTAAATCATTAACACATGCAGTTGGAAGTACAAGCACGGAAAACATGAAGAAACACAGactgagaaagaaaaggagcagagcagagaaagAAGTGAAATCTGTtcaacctcctcctccatctgttTTCATCCCCAAGAACACACTTTCAGAGAGCTCCAAGGGTAAAGGAAATGGATTGcttttgtttaaagtagaaggtTTTAAGGAGCAACCTACCCCTCCAAAGGTTAATACAAGTGCAGAGCTCATGTGTGCCGAGGCGATACTGGACATTTCAAAAACCGTCATGCCTGGGCCCTTCCATCATAGTGTTAGCCTTAGCAGTTGCACCCCCACCGAATCCTCCTTGCAATCTTCGCCTCCTGACAACTGCCCAGATGAAGAAAGTGATGGCAGCTCCATTGATAGTGAAGATGGGATAGAGCAAGAAATCAGGAAATTTCTTGAGCAGAAGGCCCAAATGCAAAAACAGCCGCCCACCGCTACGACTCCAGAGCCTCAATGTGTTAATGAAGCGgagaaagtgaaagcaaaacaagCTGCAACACAAAAGAAACCTCCAAGATTGTCTTTGACacagagaagaaaacacaaagcGGAGAACTCTAGCATTTCCAACACGTCAGGAGCAGATGATGTTCTAGAAACAGCCACTAAACCTTCACCTGAGCACGGAAAAGAATCCAGCACATCGGTATGTTCCCAGAGAAGTCAAACACACCCAATAGCTGGATCACGCAAGACGGAGCAAAGTGGAGACAAAAGCAGCTCGCTTGACAGTGACGAGGACCTAGACACCGCTATAAAAGACCTGCTCAAGACAAAAAAGAAGTCaacgaaaaaaacaagagaCTTAAAGCGGAAATCGAGGATGTGCCTCAAGGATGGAGAACCGCTGCTGGGAAATGCTTTAAAAAAGTTGAAACCTGATCCTACGTCCAAGCACAGTCCTTTGAAAAAAGTAGAAAAGAGTAAGGATGACATGAAAGACAGGTTTGGATTGAGTAAAAAGAGCATTTCACAACATAAGCAAACTAATAAGAGTAAAGAGCATGATGTGCATGAAGATGAAGCTCAAGAGACCCTGTTGCCGCACAATACTCAGACTGCTCTTGAGATAAAGGAAGACAGCAGTTCAGTAGACAGCGACGATAGCATCGAGCAAGAAATCCAAAGGTTTCTGGCTGAAAAGGCCAAAGTTTCCACCACTGAGAAAAGTAAAGATGGAGATGTATCGAGGAATGGTACTGTCGTGGTTTGTGCAGCACTCCGAGATGAAGACATGAAACAGGAAAATCAGCTGGCTGAAATTCCAAGAAAAAGTCCTCTCTCTGGACAATCTCCTCTTCCAACGCCACAGAGTTTGCTGCCAGACATCGCTACGGTTGGTGCACAATCACGTCTGTCGTCGGTCCAGTCCTGCAGCCCCAGTCTTCTGGAGCCAGCAGACGGCGCGGGGTCTGCTAGAACTGAGCAAAGGAGGCCTAGCTCTGGGAGAGGGGACGTCCAGGATGTCACCCCACAGGTGGAGAGAGTTCAGACAGTTTTTAGTCCGAACATTGCTCATTCTCGCTCGGAGTCAAACAAGTGGCGCCAGAGCCTCGGACTCCCCACGGCTGACACCAGGCCTCTCAGTCGACCTTCATTCCATATCACCTCATCTAAAATCAGCAACATTGCAGCAGCAACTGCACCATATCAAAGCGGGGGGCCCAAACCACAGACTCCAGTCACTGTTTGGTCCTCTGCAAGGACCAGCAGAGCACCTTTCCCCTGCTCTACAGAGACTAATGTAAATACCACGTTCAGATCCCCCGTTTTGAATCATTTCTCTACTGCCAGGCTGCATCCAAGGATGTCATTTGCACGGAGTCTTGCACCCGGCCACAGGTCCCAGTGCCCTAtagaaggagagacagagagtatgGTGCATATGTCTAAGGACAAGAGTGTGTTTGTCGAACTGGAATCTAATAGGACCAACCACGTCCAGGTTCGAAGCAGGGAAAGGAGCGAGGGAAAGGAGAGAGCGGACTTGCtaagtgagaaaaaaagagaaggcgAGAGCATGAAGATAGACGATAAAGAAGTACATCTAGAAAGAACAGAGGAAGAATTTATAGATGAGGCAGATTGTGAGTCAGGCAACAGGAGAAATCCAGAGAAGAAGCAGGGCTTTTCCACATT GTCTTTGTCCAGTGCCATTGAGCCTGGCATCAGCTTCAGACCTTGCATAGCTCTTACCACAGAGGAGAGAAGCAGGATGTTCAACAGGAGGTACCTGGCTGAAAAATACAAGAAG GGGCTGCCTTCTCACCGTAGCGCTCCATCGCAAAGCAAGGCTGTGCAACGTGTCAAAAGAAAGCTTCAGTTCATTCCAGTCaacag GAGAAATGAAGCACCCAGCCACCACAGCATAACCAAGAATAAAACGTCATTCTGA
- the ppp1r26 gene encoding protein phosphatase 1 regulatory subunit 26 isoform X2, producing MYLMNVPPVAATQTEWRTCGPPGGYSLPICFNDSDTELSTRGTPISDKVQMIIESLRSTQSSLEMGDEMEVNVPTGQEGHPQVCKVAMGSYVGAKSKTKGPTENQRADVSSPVNHESSDSDSDDSVDRGIEEAILEYLKEKDDHKRKAEPCFTFLQSSKIPRKSPSVPEVSKQNSDSNTFLIASSQLPKSVKAETPTAAALIPIKMYIKNKALLNDNTVKKLDSNKSTTTKSLVLPREQTKSPSTTVSLLNKVMCPVTVKVEEDSNDSSSDDGIEEAIQRYQLEKKEQQNKRETFSPRVFKEESDSTSDDGIEEAIRCYQLEQLKEKSVLKPFLHKQKPFTKSLTHAVGSTSTENMKKHRLRKKRSRAEKEVKSVQPPPPSVFIPKNTLSESSKGKGNGLLLFKVEGFKEQPTPPKVNTSAELMCAEAILDISKTVMPGPFHHSVSLSSCTPTESSLQSSPPDNCPDEESDGSSIDSEDGIEQEIRKFLEQKAQMQKQPPTATTPEPQCVNEAEKVKAKQAATQKKPPRLSLTQRRKHKAENSSISNTSGADDVLETATKPSPEHGKESSTSVCSQRSQTHPIAGSRKTEQSGDKSSSLDSDEDLDTAIKDLLKTKKKSTKKTRDLKRKSRMCLKDGEPLLGNALKKLKPDPTSKHSPLKKVEKSKDDMKDRFGLSKKSISQHKQTNKSKEHDVHEDEAQETLLPHNTQTALEIKEDSSSVDSDDSIEQEIQRFLAEKAKVSTTEKSKDGDVSRNGTVVVCAALRDEDMKQENQLAEIPRKSPLSGQSPLPTPQSLLPDIATVGAQSRLSSVQSCSPSLLEPADGAGSARTEQRRPSSGRGDVQDVTPQVERVQTVFSPNIAHSRSESNKWRQSLGLPTADTRPLSRPSFHITSSKISNIAAATAPYQSGGPKPQTPVTVWSSARTSRAPFPCSTETNVNTTFRSPVLNHFSTARLHPRMSFARSLAPGHRSQCPIEGETESMVHMSKDKSVFVELESNRTNHVQVRSRERSEGKERADLLSEKKREGESMKIDDKEVHLERTEEEFIDEADCESGNRRNPEKKQGFSTLSLSSAIEPGISFRPCIALTTEERSRMFNRRYLAEKYKKGLPSHRSAPSQSKAVQRVKRKLQFIPVNRLFSSFSGEMKHPATTA from the exons ATGTACTTGATGAATGTACCTCCTGTCGCAGCGACGCAAACAGAATGGAGAACATGTGGCCCGCCTGGAGGCTATAGCCTTCCAATCTGCTTCAATGACTCTGACACCGAGTTGTCCACCAGAGGCACACCTATCTCAGATAAGGTCCAGATGATCATAGAGAGCCTTAGGAGCACCCAGTCCTCACTCGAGATGGGCGACGAGATGGAGGTTAACGTGCCAACGGGACAGGAAGGTCATCCCCAAGTCTGCAAGGTTGCAATGGGCTCTTATGTGGGAGCCAAGTCCAAAACGAAAGGTCCCACTGAAAACCAACGGGCAGATGTTTCCTCCCCAGTCAACCACGAGAGCAGTGACTCTGACAGCGATGATTCTGTGGACAGAGGAATCGAGGAGGCGATACTGGAATACCTGAAGGAAAAGGATGATCACAAACGCAAGGCGGAACCGTGCTTCACCTTTCTCCAATCATCCAAGATTCCCAGGAAAAGCCCTAGTGTTCCTGAGGTTTCCAAACAGAACTCTGACAGCAATACATTTTTGATCGCCAGTAGCCAGCTTCCAAAAAGTGTCAAAGCTGAGACTCCCACAGCAGCCGCTCTTATAcctataaaaatgtatatcaaaAACAAGGCCTTACTAAATGACAACACAGTTAAGAAATTGGATTCAAATAAAAGTACAACAACCAAAAGTTTAGTCTTGCCCAGAGAGCAGACAAAGAGCCCCTCTACAACAGTAAGCCTCCTCAACAAAGTCATGTGCCCGGTCACAGTTAAGGTGGAGGAAGACTCAAATGATTCCAGTAGTGATGACGGCATTGAGGAAGCCATTCAAAGATACCAGCTAGAGAAAAAGGAGCAGCAGAACAAAAGGGAAACGTTCAGTCCACGTGTATTCAAAGAGGAGTCTGACTCCACTAGTGATGATGGGATTGAAGAAGCTATCCGCTGCTACCAGCTTGAGCAACTCAAGGAGAAGAGCGTCCTGAAACCATTCTTACACAAGCAAAAACCCTTTACTAAATCATTAACACATGCAGTTGGAAGTACAAGCACGGAAAACATGAAGAAACACAGactgagaaagaaaaggagcagagcagagaaagAAGTGAAATCTGTtcaacctcctcctccatctgttTTCATCCCCAAGAACACACTTTCAGAGAGCTCCAAGGGTAAAGGAAATGGATTGcttttgtttaaagtagaaggtTTTAAGGAGCAACCTACCCCTCCAAAGGTTAATACAAGTGCAGAGCTCATGTGTGCCGAGGCGATACTGGACATTTCAAAAACCGTCATGCCTGGGCCCTTCCATCATAGTGTTAGCCTTAGCAGTTGCACCCCCACCGAATCCTCCTTGCAATCTTCGCCTCCTGACAACTGCCCAGATGAAGAAAGTGATGGCAGCTCCATTGATAGTGAAGATGGGATAGAGCAAGAAATCAGGAAATTTCTTGAGCAGAAGGCCCAAATGCAAAAACAGCCGCCCACCGCTACGACTCCAGAGCCTCAATGTGTTAATGAAGCGgagaaagtgaaagcaaaacaagCTGCAACACAAAAGAAACCTCCAAGATTGTCTTTGACacagagaagaaaacacaaagcGGAGAACTCTAGCATTTCCAACACGTCAGGAGCAGATGATGTTCTAGAAACAGCCACTAAACCTTCACCTGAGCACGGAAAAGAATCCAGCACATCGGTATGTTCCCAGAGAAGTCAAACACACCCAATAGCTGGATCACGCAAGACGGAGCAAAGTGGAGACAAAAGCAGCTCGCTTGACAGTGACGAGGACCTAGACACCGCTATAAAAGACCTGCTCAAGACAAAAAAGAAGTCaacgaaaaaaacaagagaCTTAAAGCGGAAATCGAGGATGTGCCTCAAGGATGGAGAACCGCTGCTGGGAAATGCTTTAAAAAAGTTGAAACCTGATCCTACGTCCAAGCACAGTCCTTTGAAAAAAGTAGAAAAGAGTAAGGATGACATGAAAGACAGGTTTGGATTGAGTAAAAAGAGCATTTCACAACATAAGCAAACTAATAAGAGTAAAGAGCATGATGTGCATGAAGATGAAGCTCAAGAGACCCTGTTGCCGCACAATACTCAGACTGCTCTTGAGATAAAGGAAGACAGCAGTTCAGTAGACAGCGACGATAGCATCGAGCAAGAAATCCAAAGGTTTCTGGCTGAAAAGGCCAAAGTTTCCACCACTGAGAAAAGTAAAGATGGAGATGTATCGAGGAATGGTACTGTCGTGGTTTGTGCAGCACTCCGAGATGAAGACATGAAACAGGAAAATCAGCTGGCTGAAATTCCAAGAAAAAGTCCTCTCTCTGGACAATCTCCTCTTCCAACGCCACAGAGTTTGCTGCCAGACATCGCTACGGTTGGTGCACAATCACGTCTGTCGTCGGTCCAGTCCTGCAGCCCCAGTCTTCTGGAGCCAGCAGACGGCGCGGGGTCTGCTAGAACTGAGCAAAGGAGGCCTAGCTCTGGGAGAGGGGACGTCCAGGATGTCACCCCACAGGTGGAGAGAGTTCAGACAGTTTTTAGTCCGAACATTGCTCATTCTCGCTCGGAGTCAAACAAGTGGCGCCAGAGCCTCGGACTCCCCACGGCTGACACCAGGCCTCTCAGTCGACCTTCATTCCATATCACCTCATCTAAAATCAGCAACATTGCAGCAGCAACTGCACCATATCAAAGCGGGGGGCCCAAACCACAGACTCCAGTCACTGTTTGGTCCTCTGCAAGGACCAGCAGAGCACCTTTCCCCTGCTCTACAGAGACTAATGTAAATACCACGTTCAGATCCCCCGTTTTGAATCATTTCTCTACTGCCAGGCTGCATCCAAGGATGTCATTTGCACGGAGTCTTGCACCCGGCCACAGGTCCCAGTGCCCTAtagaaggagagacagagagtatgGTGCATATGTCTAAGGACAAGAGTGTGTTTGTCGAACTGGAATCTAATAGGACCAACCACGTCCAGGTTCGAAGCAGGGAAAGGAGCGAGGGAAAGGAGAGAGCGGACTTGCtaagtgagaaaaaaagagaaggcgAGAGCATGAAGATAGACGATAAAGAAGTACATCTAGAAAGAACAGAGGAAGAATTTATAGATGAGGCAGATTGTGAGTCAGGCAACAGGAGAAATCCAGAGAAGAAGCAGGGCTTTTCCACATT GTCTTTGTCCAGTGCCATTGAGCCTGGCATCAGCTTCAGACCTTGCATAGCTCTTACCACAGAGGAGAGAAGCAGGATGTTCAACAGGAGGTACCTGGCTGAAAAATACAAGAAG GGGCTGCCTTCTCACCGTAGCGCTCCATCGCAAAGCAAGGCTGTGCAACGTGTCAAAAGAAAGCTTCAGTTCATTCCAGTCaacag ATTATTCTCATCTTTTTCAGGAGAAATGAAGCACCCAGCCACCACAGCATAA
- the mrps2 gene encoding 28S ribosomal protein S2, mitochondrial → MAARALTKGLWGLRHSRAVTIGQKYATATSIKSPKLQTDDISEKVLNEPLEKPDFFRVSELFSLKDLFDARVHLGHKKGCRHRLMESYLYGCRLEQDIIDLDQTVEHLQQALNFTAHVAYRGGVILFVSRKRQFSHLVDSTAKNCGEYAHTRYWQGGLLTNAPIQYGPGVRLPDLIIFLSTLNNVFQPHVGIRDAAKMNIPTVGVVDSNCNPSLVTYPVPGNDDTPAAVEMYCRLFKMTINRAKDKRRQMELLHGLSAPSTPS, encoded by the exons ATGGCTGCCCGCGCGCTCACCAAAG GGCTTTGGGGGCTGAGACACTCACGGGCTGTTACAATCGGACAAAAGTATGCCACCGCAACGTCCATCAAATCACCTAAACTTCAAACTGACGACATCTCAG AAAAAGTGCTAAACGAGCCACTTGAGAAGCCGGACTTCTTCCGTGTGTCAGAGCTCTTCTCGTTGAAAGACCTGTTCGACGCCAGAGTGCATCTTGGCCATAAAAAAGGTTGCAGGCACAG GCTCATGGAGTCGTACCTCTACGGCTGCCGTTTGGAACAAGATATAATTGACCTGGACCAGACTGTGGAGCACCTTCAGCAAGCTCTGAATTTCACTGCCCATGTAGCGTATCGGGGTGGCGTCATACTGTTCGTCAGCCGCAAGCGTCAGTTTAGCCACTTGGTGGACAGCACTGCTAAGAATTGTGGGGAGTACGCCCATACACGGTACTGGCAGGGCGGCCTCCTTACCAACGCCCCTATCCAGTACGGCCCGGGAGTCCGCCTACCAGACCTCATCATCTTCTTATCCACCCTCAACAACGTGTTTCAGCCGCACGTGGGAATCAGAGACGCGGCAAAGATGAACATTCCAACAGTCGGTGTGGTGGACTCGAACTGCAACCCCAGCCTGGTGACTTACCCCGTGCCTGGGAACGATGACACTCCAGCTGCTGTGGAGATGTACTGTCGCTTATTCAAGATGACTATTAACCGTGCCAAGGACAAAAGGAGACAGATGGAGCTACTGCACGGCCTGTCAGCTCCCTCCACACCAAGCTAG